The nucleotide window atgcatcatgtgatgGTGGTGATAGCTGAAATACATgggggtacatgcaccaatcggtctttgtcccgattatTTGAGTGTTACGTGCAttaggtccaaggcttgatactagttagaaaaattgaaatttatatattatttttcgAAACTTAAATCTTAATAAAAGAAACGGTATAAAAACATATTTGTTTTCTTATGAAAAGTAATAGTGTTTCTTTAAATTTAATTAAATGGTTAATTATATAAGGAATTAACACCTTGCATTACCTTAATTTATCCTTAAACGAAACAAACATGTGAAGTAAAATATAGACAATACCATGCATGCATAAATCAAACAACTCAATATTTGTTTCTTTTGAACTTAATTTCTTTGGGTATATTAAAATAAAAGAATATTTAATTCATCTTGAAAATAAAAGTTATAAACCCTTCAAGTTTCATCAACTTGTACCATACGTTATTGTGTAAGTACATTAAGTAGTGAAACCCTAGTGTTTATCAAACTCCTAAACACCTTTTCACTTCCACTCTCAATTCCATCAATACATTCCTCCATACTTTGCATCATTTTCTTGTTCAAATCTTCATCTCCATAATTTCTCAAGCTCCAAATACCATTCTCTAGTTCTTTTATCCCTTTTTCCCTCTTTGCTTTTTTCAATCCCATCATCCATGATGTTTTTCGGGTCTCAAACGACTCGTAAATCCCACTAAAAACCGCTTCTGATATAATGATAATCATTTCAATTACTTCTTTTATCACTCCAACAAGTTCGAGATCAACATTCTGATCCGATCCGGTTACATCATTTGGATGCAACCGGATCGTCTGGAGAAATGGCATGAGCTTAGATATTTCTCCACCCGATTTTTTTAAGCCCTTTAAGCACACAACCTTTTTCAACGCGTCTTTTCTCTTTGTTGCGAGTTGCGCTGTGATGATGCATTGTTTCAACGTCGAGATTTGCATCTGGAAGGTTCCATAGACATCCACCATCACGAGGAAGTCTTCTAGAACCTTCTCCACCCAATCAGGGTGGCGACGCAGGGAGTCTCTTGATGGCGCTAGGTCAAGTAGGTCATCAAGAGACTCTAGAATTACCCGTAAACGGATCAGGGCATCTGATACACGATCAACCTGAATTGATTGATCGGGTATCGTGTGGGATGCCCATTGGGATTTGAGTTGGTTGAGGTGGTATTTAAGTTGAAATAGTATAGGGTGGGACCTTGTTGGGAGACTAGTGGATCTAAAATGGATCCTTTTTCCGGGTATTTTAGTGGTGGAAAATGAAGGTGGCGGCGGCGGCGATGCGGTGTTGGAGAAAGAGACGGATCGCCTGAAATGGGCTACCATTTTTGGTGTCATCATAACTCGATGATATTCTTTTAGATATGTGGTTTTGTGATACAAGTATGAAAATGAATTGTGTATATATAATGTGGAAACTCAAAAGCGCGTTGATAAAGCTGGTTGCATGTGGCAGGTGCCACCGGTTAACAGATTGAAAATCGGTtgattgtttttaaaaaaataataaaatacaatAGTGTTTGTTATATTAATAATTTAACTGAAAATATTAATAATGGGCCTTAAACTAATAATTGAAAAAACTAAAGGTATATCTGGTCTATATAAAAATAACTAATATCGATCTCTCAATAAATTATAATTTGAAATTACTAGATTTGGAATTTGTGGAAGATAATCATGTTTGGTTTGTGTTGATGTTATTCTAGTTGGTAGATGCACTTGTTTTATAGGGAGACTTCTGGTAACCAACGAAAATATTTTAGTATAATCGTTGTAAAGAGTAGGAGTATTATTTGTGGTTCAAAAAAATGATGTTAGACCAGGAGGTGTGGTATACCGCCCTTGGCCAAGTCAGTATTTTTGGCGCCCTACAACGCCCCTCCCCCATTTGCCGCccgcccgggggggggggggtagaagATCTGTTGGCCCAGTAACGAGCGGTAAACGACTCTGTTTAGTGGTCCTATTCAACCGTTTGGCGTACGCTAGTTGCCAAATTGTTGTTGTACACTTTTGTAATCCAGAGAAACCAACTTTGTGACTAGCACTTTTTCTTTGTGTGAAAAAAAGGAATTCGCCCGCAAGATCGTTAGAAATTTTAAGGAAAAGACGACGGCTCATACAAACCTACGCTTAAACTAGACATCATCGTACAacggattttcacaaaaataatctTGCATTAGACGTTCATGAGCACCTAACCGATCTCGTTCAAGAGCCGGTTGTCTGGTACGCGATGTAGAGGATTGGACTTCTACTCGCAAATAATTAATCGTCTCCTGCGTAATTGCGATAATCATATCGTCAAAGAACACTGTCGGATGAAGAGCTCGACGAATGAGATGACATTCTTAAAAATGATCGGGTAGAATTTATGTGTTTTTtgtgatttgtgtgtgttttagtttGTGAATGGTGTGTGTTTTAGTTTGGGAtaggtttgtatatatatatatatatatatatatatatatatatatatatatatatttgaattaaaaaaaaactttttttcaaattCCAAACTTTGGCCAACGTTCATATTTGACCAACCCACCTCGATCCTGCCATTTGTCTTCGTTACCATGCTGGCGAAAAAAACATGTGTCCCGGTTTAACTAGCTCGGTATGGGTGATGGCGCCTCGGGGGCACTATCGGTGGTGAGGTGGCGGGGTGGCGCCTTCCCATACCCTCCGACTTGATTGAATGAGGGCGACGAAGGTGTCGACAACGACAATGGTGGTgacatcggcatggattggtggAGGCGGAAGCAATGACGATGATGTTGATGAAAACATTATTAGCATTGTGGGCAACGGTGGTGGAGATGTTAAATGAGTGAGAGTAGTCGCGGATCTAAGAACTTTTTTCACTGGgttctttgtcacaccccaaccgatggcggaaacatcggagtgagacgaaatagattgctcgagacatcataacaatAATAATTGTGATaagtattaaaataataaatttcattccatttctaaaaagtcaattacaaggatttgaagcaaatacaacaacatgaataatgaaatacaatacaataggagtacaaaatttaaagtgtgtatctaagcatcctactagattccatgcatcaacaacaTCATCgtttaacctgcaacatgttttaaaagaatagttcaatacaaaagtattggcgagtacacTAGTTTTAGACTCGCAACATATGTATAAAAAATGTTTTCAATCCAACATAGCAATTTGGTATACAAGGTCAAACTATCATGCAAAACTAAAAGTCAAACCCAAGTGTCcacaataataataatagcaTTCCTCGATATAGCAATATCGAGACCGTAACGTATTAATAATAGCATCCCTCGATATAGCAATATCGAGACTGTAAagaatataacttaacaaaaccctgttgggtggtgtgctactcctatagcgctataattgttaaggcggGTTAACAAGTATGAATTCTAGCATGAACTTAAGCATAACAAAGCATGTATAAGGATTGATTGAATAAAGCATGTTTGTGAATCGTGTATtttaacaagtaaaacatgttgcacccaaagtgtattaaaaggaaaatgggtcaagtgtactcacaaaatttgctaagttttccgattatccaagtatcGACGAGTTAATGAGATTTAGTGTATGAATGGGTTTGGATTGAAGATTAAGGGATGTGTAGATTTGGAATTTAAAGTATAACAAAATAAGTATACACGAAAATAATCATCTAGACTTAGTACTCGTTCTTGACACTATAAAACTCATAGGGGTTAGAATGATTTCATAGGTTTAATACCCATTAGAATTGTAACAAGTTATTAAGTCTTAGATGAAGTAATCTAATACTTTGACAAATGAGCACAAATTCATCATCAAAGGTTCGATTATTTGGATaatatataagtattatataatgTTCATATTGTCATATAGATCAAGCATGAGGTAAGAGGATGAATCccccatttaggaacccctttgTTTATCATATAAATCATGTAgcaggtaggaagaacaagtcttccatttaggtacctctaggtgtgaacatcacttgtgggttaaacccttgaacaaaacagaaagtttgtgaggtttacacctctgattttacatgtctcaaccttgtttttaagcctaactaaccatagatgtggttataagcctagggacattggtttgagatgagataactCAAGTTTAAACAAGATTTAACAAAGTTTGATTCAAAACAGAAACATCAgtccactttggagcctttttggcgACATTCCAGGCTCTGGTTCTCCAGGGAAAACCTATGGAAACATTGCTAAGGTTAATctagtaagtaggaaaaagaatcaagaaaaaacgttaagaaatgagtgagttatgctcacttttgtatgAAGGTATGAATCTGTCTTGTTCACTGAATTCAGCTGCGATTTGTGTGTGTTTGAGAGTGATTAGAGGGTGTAAAGAAAGTGAAAATGCTTGGATAGCACTTGGGTTTTAAAGgaaagggttagggttggttaggTGACTTAATTAATGCTAAAAACACACTTTGAAAGCAACAAAACAGCCAATCCCGTGCGAGCTGGTGGGCTGATCTCGGATTCGAGTCCGTGGCGGGGCGCGGAGGACCAGGCCAAATCCGTCGCGGGTAGCCAGGGACCATCAGATGAGAAATTGTTTGATTTTATTACATTTCAGCCCCCTAACTTCCATAATTTGATGTTTCAAGTTGTTTTAAGGCTAAATTATGACATATAAGCATATTTTAAGGGTTTATCAAGTATCCTTAACATAAAGTAAGTGTAATGAAGTATGATTAAGCATATAAATGTTGAGATTAAGTATCGTATGCGTGCAAAAGGCGTATTATTCATGTCTTTCACGAATTTACAAATTTAGTTTACAAGAATTCCAAGTAAATCATCAATTGTTTCCCGAATTCGAATGTACAAACATGTATGAAGTATGTATAAcacgaatttaaagaaatacgagttttatttatgattcaagtctcggattttactgtaacacccccaaaattccacctgcggaaaccccgcgaggcgtgttacgcatcagagttcgagccaccaatcacattgaaccaaggataaatatttaaataagtcatgacattaattactaaaataagatgtcaacatgatatcaattctcaaaagttgtgtagcggaagcatgtaataaattaTTTAGCAAATGTTTCGTAATAACActtaaaccaatgtatcaatataAGATAATCcgaaagcctcgatccatgaccactccaacactcccagatagcaagtccatgttccaaggttaacgacctacaagcatgcaaacaagtgtgtcagactacgctggtgagttcaaggttttgttaacgtgttttgttaccagatgtatgttaatgcgattcaacgttgcgacacgatgttgctcatgctagataccctagggagtgtgcccatatgtatccggggagtgtgccccttaacaaccccaatgctcctaaccgagcattggtaatgatcgaccccatgtacaataaccaagaCCCACTTTaattgtttacccaaagtttcccttccaaatgtttaccagttgtcccaaaccaccgggacgcatgctagagaaatgcaatgaactcaccttggtttgctcggcagattataccaaagttacttgaattaagagtagtcaatcacgtcctaacagggttaccatacgagtcaggttttgacttcgagtaatgcacgtatgtattacataagttaacacgttacaagcaCATATAGATTATGGCAAACACTCAACATACGATAACAGTCATAACATATCCAACTTGTGCAATTTATAAATCAGCCCAATAATattcggcccaacatgttgtgcgatcggcacaactttgtgcgatccacagcatgTTGTGCGGTCCCATAAGCCCGACCCAAAATAAATAACACCGAAGTGATTTGTGCGGTCCGAGTGTCCTTGTACGATTCCGGACGAGTTGTGCGGTTGTAAttgggcttgtccggcccaatCAGACTAACTACACTTTGTGCGATCAGCTTTATTACCCAGCCCAAGTCTACtcacccggcccaacagttaacaacATAACATTTGTGCGATCCAgtagccttgtgcgactggatgggttgtgcgattggatcagcttgtgcgactgatctacttgtgcgagtggacctctTGTACGATTAAGAGATCTTGTGCGACCGGTTCAAACATTCCGATTATCAAGCAATCGGTTACAATTTCCAATTAATTCCTTTTGACCAATTTCAATAGTTTCCAAAACTATAATctatcaattaacaactaacagtttcAAGTCATGCTAGTactcgatcaaacaagcaattaAATCACgaattcgtatgaaccctaatatAATTATATGAATAATAACCCGAGATTCTCGATCATAAGCATCTAAGGTTCAATTATCAAATAACAATCCAATCAACAGGACATGATATCCGGGTTAGCATCTACTCGGTTTTATATTAACATACCATCCGATTCATGTGAATCCTATAGCCGGTTAACAAACATTTGGTTTACAATCAACTTAACAAAGATCCAAACAACATATAACCAATCGACTACCTTCAAAGCACCCGATTTACATCAACATCATTACATAAACATCATGTAAAACACATCGATCATAACATCATCAATAATAAAACAATAACATAATACTAACCGATAAGAAGATAGTAAACAAGAATCGATTCAACGAGTGGTCTTGGTGCCGTCGGTTTCGAAGGAGGGATGAGAGAGAGCTTAGGGTTTTGGTGTGTGTGGGTGTTTAGTAACAAATGGGGAGTATACACCCTCTCCATGTGTTATGCGACCTAAataaggagtgggccgaaccctcaatgggctgcccATTGATCCGAATACAAAGTgtagcccaaatgggcttgtgcgatcgagtggtgttgtgcgtttgggccattatatacatacatacatttcattacacacaacacaaaatcataacaatcaataattataatagttcacataagcatgtatcgttacacaaaataggttcgaattgcgtgttgtcacagtatccccaactaaaaagaaatttcgtcccgaaatttggtatgcactcactaacgtaagctatattgttcactagttttcctggggtgtcacatcatcccccacttgaatgggaatttcgtcccgaaattcaataGTTGCATCAACATTAAGTTTGCTAGGTTTTGCCTGatctttggggaacaaatgtggatacttaagtttcatctggtcctcgcgttcccacgtgaactctggaccacgtcttgagttccaacgaactctcacaatcggtatgcggctgtgtttacgaactttaacttcccgatccataatctcaattggttcttcgacaaattgcaatttgtcatctatcttcaGCTATTGAAATGGTACCACTAGTGTTTcatcagccaaacacttctttaactgcgatacgtgaaacacatcatggacattacccaactcagcgggtaattccaacctgtaggccacctttccaatccgttctgaaattttgaatggtcctacataacgagggtttagtttgccgcgtttcccaaaacgcaccacacccttccagggtgaaacttttaacataacgcgatcattaacttcaaattccagcggtttactacgcttgtcagcgtagcttttctggcggtcgcgagctgcggccatacggtttcggatctgcacaatgctttctgatgcctcaagcacaaactcagggcctgtgatctgactatcacccacctcaagccagcagagaggtgaacgacatttccgtccgtacagtgcttcgaacggagctgccttaatacttgtatggtagctgttgttgtaggagaactctatcaatggcaagtgtttctcccaccctttcccaaaatcaatcacacatgcccgcaacatgtcttcaagtgtctggatggtgcgctcgctttgaccatccgtctgcgggtgataagcggtactcatgtcgagttaggaaccgaacgatttatgcattgactgccataactctgaagtgaaacgtggatctcgatctgagatgatagaagttggtacccCATGTCTAGAgaccacctccttaagatacactgctgccagctgagagaatttgtctgtttccttgattgccaggaaatgtgctgactttgtgagtcgatccacaattacccatatagtgtcgtttccagcctgagtccttggtaaccctgtaacgaaatccatggcgatctgttcccacttccatgtgggtatttctggctgttgaagtagacccgagggcttttgatgttctgccttgactttagcacaagtcaaacatttgctgacgtaggtcgctatgtgagctttcatgctgggccaccagtaggtagttttcaagtcgtggtacatcttatctgatccaggatgtacggagtaacgtgacttatgtgcctcttccattacaagttctcgtaagttgccatagagtgggacccagatgcgtccggttacgtagtaagcaccgtctccctttcgttctaatcgttgccttgagccgcgtaaagcttcagctcgaacgttctctggtttcaacgcttctaactgagcgtctcgtatctgggaaggaagattggactggatcgtgagttgcaatgctcgcacacgtctaggtgcattatcctttctgctgagggcgtcagctacaacgttcgccttgcccggatgatacttgatggcacattcataatcattcaataattcaacccatcaccgttgccgcatattcaattctttctggtcgaagatatgctgaagactcctatggtcggtgtagatggtgcatttggtaccgtacagatagtgcctccagatcttcaacgcaaataccaccgctcctaactccaagtcgtgtgtcgtgtagtttttctcgtgaatcttcaactgtcgcgaggcataggctatcaccttctcgcgttgcatcaacacgcatccgaggccctgaatcgaagcatcacaataaaccacaaagtcctcggtaccctctggtaacgacaaaatcggtgcactgcaaagtttctattttaacaactggaaggcctcttcctgtttcgttccccaagagtataccgtgttcttctgtgtcaacgaggtgagaggttgtgcgattttcgagaaatctttaataaacctccgataatatccagcaagaccaagaaattggcgcacctcagagggagtctttggcgccgcccaattcttaaccgcATCTACCTTCGCAGGACAcacatgtatccctttttcaTTGACAACGTGGCCAAGAaaatgtacttctcgaatccaaaaatcgcacttagaaaacttcgcatacagttgttcccttctcaaaagttccaagatgagacgtaggtgacgctcgtgttcttccttgttcttggaatagactaagatgtcgtcaataaacactataacaaactcgtcgagatatggcttacatacgcggttcatgagatccatgaaaaccgctggtgcattagtcaatccaaacggcataaccaaaaactcgtagtgtccgtagcgcgttcgaaaagccgtcttggggACATCTTCTtctctaacccttacctggtgataacccgatcttaagtcaatctttgaatagaaacttgacccttgcaactggtcaaacaagtcgtcgatgcgtggtaacggatagcggttcttaacggttaccttgttgagttctcgataatcgatacacatacggaatgacccgtctttcttcttcacaaacagaactggggctccccaaggcgaagaactgggtcgaatgaaacccctatccaacaactcctgtagctgattagacagctcctgtaactctccaggtgctagccggtaaggagctcgagcaattggagccgctcccggcgcaagatcaatctgaaattctacttgacggtgaggaggtaaccctggtagctcctctggaaaCACATCGGCGAAGTCTCGCACCACTGGCAAGTCTTCGATCTTTCTCTCCTCAGACTGAGCGttagtaactaacgctaacattgcagggTACCCCTCTTGTAGGTactgctgtgcacgcatggccgagataataccaaccatcgtcccactacgatgcccttgaactaataatgactctccatcagggagaggaatacgcacaatcttctccttacacaaaatttctgcttggtgcttagacaaccaatccatgcctaccactatatcgaaactaccgagcgtaacgggaaggagatcaatatcaaacacttgacccacgagatctagtttgcacccgaaaaggacattcgaggcttctatcgtcttaccatctgctagttctactacttgtttaacttctaaaggtgttggggttatccctaatcgttgactaaactctagggacacataactccaatcggcacccgaatcaaataatacagaagcaatacgattgtttacaggaaacgtaccagttacaacgttgccgtcattcctggcatcccctgctccaagctggaacactctgcctcgagcaccatttcccccattgttgccgttgttgttgttcccatcattgttgttattcgggcggttgttgtcgttagcgttctggtttagctgagggcaatcccgcttaaagtgaccctcatccccacactgatagcaccccttcctgaaaccctggttctgctggggtggttgtccctgttgtctctggttctgctggttctgttgttgctggtgtttgggctgtggggccctacaatccctggcctcatggcccgctttgccacacctgttacacattcgaccacacggcccgaaatgatgatagccacacttgttacaccgtggcttcctcccCGCATACTGACCCTGACTTTGACTACTCccttggccttgattgacagaagacgactggctgatgctgcggttgttgttgttgtctggccttttctgagtctgaccagcactggatgctttgtcgtagtcgctccacttccgtttgttatcattagcagatgtAGTAGCAGTGGGTGCCGCAGCAGtagtggctgaaatgcgcgggggtaacgaattgctctctacctcttggtccacaatcttatgagttagacgaacaatctgtgtcaaatcattgagatgggctgcattgaccaaactcttcacacgcggaggcaaccctttgatgaataattcaatcctccgagacataggccgggacaagttcgggcacatgtcggccagttcatacgatcgcttcacatacgcttcgacttcagatccaaccatcttcaagtcgtagtactcgttttccaacttctggacttcatcccgaggacagtactcctccctgattagttctttaaagtcatcccaagttgtggcattcgctgcctcgatgcccaacaactgtacctgggcattccaccacgttagggcaccatccgccaaggtacccgcaacatatttcaccctatcccctgtcacaccctggctttgcggaagcgtggttaatttggtgtgacttcttaataccatagcttaatcataacaagctatatgaattaaaaatatgcaagctcatccattgataat belongs to Helianthus annuus cultivar XRQ/B chromosome 5, HanXRQr2.0-SUNRISE, whole genome shotgun sequence and includes:
- the LOC110943463 gene encoding uncharacterized protein LOC110943463, whose product is MVAHFRRSVSFSNTASPPPPPSFSTTKIPGKRIHFRSTSLPTRSHPILFQLKYHLNQLKSQWASHTIPDQSIQVDRVSDALIRLRVILESLDDLLDLAPSRDSLRRHPDWVEKVLEDFLVMVDVYGTFQMQISTLKQCIITAQLATKRKDALKKVVCLKGLKKSGGEISKLMPFLQTIRLHPNDVTGSDQNVDLELVGVIKEVIEMIIIISEAVFSGIYESFETRKTSWMMGLKKAKREKGIKELENGIWSLRNYGDEDLNKKMMQSMEECIDGIESGSEKVFRSLINTRVSLLNVLTQ